CGGTGTAACCGCGTTTCATCGCGCTCAATACGCGGTCGGAACCGCTTTGAATCGGCAGGTGCAGGTGGGAAACCAGCTTCGGCAGGTCGCGGTAGCACTCGATAATCGCGTCGGTAAATTCGCGCGGATGGCTGGTGGTAAAGCGCAGGCGTTCGATGCCGGGGATTTCGTGGACGATGCGCAACAAAGTGGCAAAGTCGCAGATTTCGCCGTTTTCCATTTCGCCGCGATAGGCATTGACGTTTTGGCCTAAGAGGTTGATTTCTTTAACGCCTTGTTGCGCCAAACCGGCAATTTCAGTCAATACGTCGTTAAGTGGGCGGGAGAATTCTTCGCCGCGGGTGTAAGGGACGACGCAGTAAGAGCAGTATTTGGAGCAGCCTTCCATAATGGAAATGAATGCCGAACCGCCTTCTACGCGCGCAGGCGGCAGGTGGTCGAATTTCTCGATTTCGGGGAAGGAAATGTCGATTTGAGACAGGCCGGTGGTTTCTTTGTCGACGATGAGTTTGGGCAGGCGGTGCAGCGTTTGCGGACCGAAAACCACGTCCACATACGGAGCGCGTTTGACGATATTTTCGCCTTCTTGAGAGGCAACGCAGCCGGCAACGCCGATGATGAGGTCGGGATTTTTTTCTTTGAGCGGACGTACGCGGCCTAAGTCGGAGAAGACTTTCTCTTGCGCTTTTTCACGCACGGAGCAGGTATTGAACAAGATGATGTCGGCGTCGTCAGGTTGGGTAACCTGCTCGATGCCGCCGTGTTCTTCGGCGAGGACGGACAGCATTTTTTCGCTGTCGTACTCGTTCATTTGGCACCCGAAGGTGCGGATAAATACTTTTTTCATGGTTTGTTTTGATTGACTTGCTTGTTGTAAAAGGGTTCAAACGGCCTGTGAAATACTCGGGCCGTCTGAAAAATTATTCTTCCGCCTTTTTCTGCTTTTTGGCGTGTTCGATGAATCTGTCAGCTTCGGCGTCGGTCAAAATCCAGATTTCGCGGACGAGGCGGCTTTCTTCGTTGTATTTGAATGCAACGGCTTTGCCGGTTTGATTCAGCAGGCGGCCCATCGGAATGAAACGGTCGTTTTCATCGTGGATTTT
The sequence above is a segment of the Neisseria perflava genome. Coding sequences within it:
- the miaB gene encoding tRNA (N6-isopentenyl adenosine(37)-C2)-methylthiotransferase MiaB — protein: MKKVFIRTFGCQMNEYDSEKMLSVLAEEHGGIEQVTQPDDADIILFNTCSVREKAQEKVFSDLGRVRPLKEKNPDLIIGVAGCVASQEGENIVKRAPYVDVVFGPQTLHRLPKLIVDKETTGLSQIDISFPEIEKFDHLPPARVEGGSAFISIMEGCSKYCSYCVVPYTRGEEFSRPLNDVLTEIAGLAQQGVKEINLLGQNVNAYRGEMENGEICDFATLLRIVHEIPGIERLRFTTSHPREFTDAIIECYRDLPKLVSHLHLPIQSGSDRVLSAMKRGYTALEYKSIIRKLRAIRPDLCLSSDFIVGFPGETEREFEQTLKLVKDIAFDLSFVFIYSPRPGTPAANLHDDTPHEEKVRRLEALNEVIEAETARINQTMIGTVQRCLVEGISKKDPDQLQARTANNRVVNFTGTPDMINQMIDLEITEAYTFSLKGKPV